The Xanthomonas indica sequence GAGGTGTTGAGCACGTGCCGGTAGCGGATCGCCTGCAGCGTGCCGGCCGCATCGGCGCCCAGGCCCAGTTCCACGCGATAGTACGGACGGTAACCGTGGCCGCTGAACATCTGCCGCCGCGTGTAGACGATTTTTACCGGCAGCCCGACCGCCTTGGACACCGCGCCGAGCAGGAAGGTGTAGTAGTTCGGGCGCAGGCACGAGCCGAACGCGCCGCCGACGAACAGCGACACCACATTGACCTTGTCCACCGGAATGCCGAAGTAGCCGGCCAACTGCTCGCGGTCCTGGTAGACGTTCTGGCTCTTGTTGACCACGGTCAGGGTGTCGCCGATCCAGTAGCCGATGCCGCCGTGCGGTTCCATCGGATTGTGATGCTCGACCGGCATCGTGTAGGCGGCTTCCAGCTTCACCGGGGCGGCGGCGAACGCGGCGGCGGGGTTGCCGCGCGGTTTCGGCGAGTCTTCCGGGGTCGGATCGTGCGCCTGGTCGAGCAGCCCGTCGAAATCCGTGTGCGCGGTCTCGGCGGCATACTCCACCTGGATCAGCCGCGATGCGTGCCGCGCCTGCTCGAAGGTGGTGGCCACCACCACCGCGATCGGCTGCGCGTTGAAATGGATGCGGTCGTCGACCAGGGCGCGGAACGACAGGTCCTCGCCCTTCTTCTTGACCGCGTCGGAGACCGGCTTGATCGCATTGAGGTGGGTCAGCACCTTGATCACGCCCGGCGCGGCCTCGGCGGCGCGGGTGTCGAGGCGCACGATGCGGCCCTTGGCGATGGTGCTGGTGAGGATGTAGCCGTGGACCAGGTGCGGGATCTGGAATTCCGCCGCATAACGGGCCTTGCCCGTGACCTTGGCGTAGCCGTCGACGCGGCGCATTTCCTTGCCGATGTAGTTCATTGCCGGTTCTCCGGTTTGGCCGCTCACGCGGCGTCGCTGCCGCTGGCGCGGTGCAGGGCGCGGATCATCGCGTGCGTGCCCATCGGGATCTTGTAGGCGTTGTGCGTCAGCGGCCGCGCCGAGGCCATCTCGGCCTGCGCGGCGGCGGCGAAGGCGGCTTCACCGACATGCCGCCCGACCAGCGCACGTTCGGCGGTGCGCGCGCGCCAGGGTTTGTGCGCCACCCCGCCCATGGCGATGCGCGCTTCGCGGATGCGTCCATCCGGTTCCAGCGCCAGCGCCGCGGCCACCGAGACCAGCGCGAACGCATAGCTGGCCCGGTCGCGCACCTTCAGGTAGTGGCTGTGCGCGGCGAAGTTCTGCGCCGGCAGGGTGATCGACTCGATCAACTCGCCGTGCGCCAACTGGTTGTCCAGGTCGGCGCGCGCGTCGGGCAGCAGGTGGAACTCGGCGAACGGGATCTCGCGGTGTGCGCCGGCCGGCGTGCGCACGTGCACGGTCGCGTCCAGCGCGGCCAGCGCCACGCACATGTCCGACGGATGCACCGCCACGCAGTGCGGGCTGTGGCCGAAGATCGCGTGGGTACGGTTGAGCCCTTCGCGCGCGCCGCAGCCGCTGCCGGGTTCGCGCTTGTTGCAGGGCAGGGCGGTGTCGTAGAAGTAGCCGCAGCGCGTGCGCTGCAGCAGGTTGCCGCCGTTGCTGGCCATGTTGCGCAATTGCATCGTCGCCCCGGCCAGGATCGCCTGGCTCAGCAGCGGATAGCGTTGGCGCACCAGCGGATGGTTGGCGGTCTGGGTGTTGTTGGCGAGTGCGCCCAGGCGCAGGCCGCCGTCGGCGGTTTCGGCGATCTCGGCCAGGCCCTTGAGCCGGGTCAGGTCGACGATCTCGTCGGCGCCGGTCACCCCTTCCTTCATCAGGTCGAGCAGATTGGTGCCGCCGCCGAGGAAGCGCGCGTTCGGGTTGGCGGCGACGCGGCGGACCGCGTCCTCCGGCGAGGTGGCGCGCTGATACTTAAACGGCGTCATCCGCCACCTCCTTGGCCATCTTCAGGGCGGTCAGTTCGGACTGGTCGACATAGCGCCAGGTCAGCGGCCGTGGGGCGCCGCCGCTGTGCACGTCCTGGATGGCGGCGACGATCTTTGGGTAGGCGCCGCAGCGGCAGATGTTGCCGCTCATCCGCTCGCGCACCTCGGCGTCGCTGAGTTCGGTGACCGGCCGGCTGACGTCGGCGCTGACATGGCTGGCGTCGCCGCGCTTGATCTCGTTCAGCAGGGCCACGGCCGAGCAGATCTGCCCAGGCGTGCAATAGCCGCACTGGAACCCGTCGTGCTGCACGAACGCAGCCTGCATCGGATGCAGCCGTTCGCCGTCGGCCAGGCCTTCGATGGTGGTGATCTGCGCGTCTTCGGCCTGTGCGGCCAGGGTCAGGCAGGACAGGCGCCGCTCGCCGTCGACGATCACCGTGCAGGCGCCGCACTGGCCGTGGTCGCAACCCTTCTTGGTGCCGGTCAGCGCCAGGTGTTCGCGCAGCGCATCCAGCAGGGTGGTCCGTGGGTCCAACTGCAACGCGTGGCGCTGGCCGTTGACCTCCAGGATCACCGGCAACGCATTCTGCGGCGGCGCGGCCTTGGCAACCGGCGCGGCGAATGCGGCCTCGCTGAAGAGGATCTGCCCGCCCGCGCTGCTCAGGCCGGCAGCCGAGAGCAGGGCAATGAATTCGCGGCGCGAGAGGCCATTGATGCCGAGCCGGCGTGCGAGTGCGGCCTCGTCCTCGCTCAGCGGGGTATCGGGCGCGCTGTCGGCGGTGCCGGACGCGGCCTCGGAACGGCGGGGGTCATGCTGCATCGGTCTCTCCTGCCTGGGGACCGCCACCATGCGCGCCGTGGCGCGGCATGGAGCGAATCGACCTGGGTAGCGGCGCCGCCATCGCGACGCCGGCGTAGGGGCGCGCATCGGCACCCGAGCGCCAGCATCGCGGCGATACCGCGAAGGGATTGCGAAGAGATCGCGAAGGCAGGGTGTCGAGGCAGTGATGCGGTCAGACGGATTCTGGGGACCGGAACGGCGCACATGCGTGGCGTCGAGCGCATCTGCAGGAGCGGTCACCGCCGCGACAGGCATCGATCGCGCCTGTCGCGGCGGACGCCGTGCCACGCGCCGTGGCGATGGCAGCACATGCGTGTGCCACCGTGCGGGCGCTACCAGCGGTACGCCACCGACAGCTGGTACTGGCGGCCGGCGATCGGGCGGCCCATGAACACGCCCCCGGTGGCCGCACCGGGCACACGCACATTGCCCTCGGTCAGGCCCAGGGTGTCGGTCACGTTGCTGCCGCTGACGGTGAACTCCCAGTGCTCGCCGCTGTGCAGGCTGGCGCCGAGATCGAGCATGTCGTAGGACGGAAGGCGCTGGCTGTTGGCCAGGTCGGCGTAGCGCTCGCCGATGTAGGAGTAGGTGGCGAACACGCGCAGATCGCCGAACGGCAGCATCCAGTAGTAGCTCGGCGTCAGCCGGAACTGGCGCTTGGGCTGGCGCATGACCTGGTTGCCGGTGTACTCGCGGTAGTTGCGGTATTTCGCATCCAGCCACACGCCGGTGCCGGCCAGCTCGAAGCCGCCGAACGGGCGGATCGCGCCTTCCACCTCCAGGCCGTAGGCGCGCGAATCGCCGACCGTGGTGAAGTTGCTGCCGTTGGCCAGGAAGGCCTGGAACGGCGAATTCTTGAAGGTGTTGTAGAACGCGGTCAGGTACAGATCGTAATTGGCCGCACCCGACTTCAATCCCAGTTCGTACTGCCGGATGTCCTGCACCTTGGTCTGTCTATCGCGCAGGTTGTCGAAGCCGGGGAACTTGACCCCGGAATTGACGCGCGCGAATACGCTGTTGTGCGCGTCGAGCTTGACGTTCAATCCGGCGGTCCACGACAGCGCATTGTCGTCCTGGTCGATGCGCCGCGCGCTCGGCAGCGAGATCGAAGTGGCGTTGTCGTACAGCGTGGCCGGATTGCCGTCCAGGTCCACGGTGGCGGTGTCGTGCACGGTGCCGGTGACATGCTGACGCTCGTAGCGCACACCCAGGTCCAGGCGCAGGCGCTCGTCCAGTTCCCATTCGTCGGCGACGAACACCGCGGCGTTCTCGCCTTCGTAGTGCGCCCGCAGGGCCAGGAAGGCGGTGCTGGTGAAGCCGTCGCGGGTGGGCTGGCGGCCGTCGTCCAGCGTCACGTCGATGCGCCGCGCATGGTTGCGCGCGGTCAGCAGCATGGTGTTGCCGAGGTACCAGGTGTCGTTGGAGGTATACCTGGCGTAGTAGCTGCCTACGGTGAGGGTGTTGCCGGCGAACAGCGTGCGGCTCAGGCGCAGGTCGTTGGTGAAGGAGTTCAGGCGCTTGTCCACCGACCACCAGCCGGCTTCCAGCACCTGCTGGTTCGGATCGACCGCACCGCCGCCATTGGTGTAGCGCGCGCTGCCGGTACTGCCGTAGCCGGCGATGAAGTCGCCCAGTCGCTGCGGCGCGTCGCCGGTGAACAGCGCATAGGTCGGCGCGGTACCGCCCATCACGTTGAAGCGGTCGGCGATGGTCCAGTCGCCCAGCTGCCAGTTCAGCTCGCCGCCGAACACGTCGATGTTGACGCCGCGGCCGTCTCCCAGGTCGCGCCGGATGGTCTGGCCGTTCGGGCCGACCGGCAGGGTGACGTTGCGGAAATCGTCGCTCAGCAGCGTGCCGCGCTGCGCATTGAGGCCGGGAAAGCTGGACAGGTCGCGGCCGTTGTTGCGCGACAACAGCGGGATCGCGGTGTAGAAGGCGTTGTTGTCGTCGGTGTGGCGCGCATAGAACGACAGTTCGCCGCTGTCCCAGCGCTTGCTCAGGGTGGCGCTGAACTGGCCGCCCTTGTCGGCGGGGAACTGCGGGTCGCGCACGCCGTCGGTCTCGCGGAAGAAACCCCCGACGCTGTAGTACCAGCCATTGCCCATCGGCCCGCTGTCGAACAGATCGATGCGGCGCAGGGCGTCGCTGCCGCCGGTGAGGCGCACGCTGCCTTCCGGCTCGTCCTGGCCCTTCTTCTGGATGAAGTTGACGGTGATGCCGGCCTGGCCGTTGGAGAAGATCGGACTGGAGCCGCCGCGCAGCACCTCCATGCGTTCGATGGTGTCGTCGGTGCGGAACAGCGTGGAGTTTTCCAGGAACGACAGGGTCGGCGGCGGGAACAGCGGTGCGCCGTCGAGCTGGAAGGTGACGAACGGCGCATCGCCTTCGGACGGCATGCCGCGCACGAAGATGTTGGCGCCGGTGCCGCCGCCGCTGGGTTCGGCCCACACCCCGGGCACGATCTTCAGCAGGTCGGCGCTGCTCTGTGGCACCGCCTGCTGGATCTGTTCGGGCGTGGCGGTGGTGATCGAGAAGCTCGCATCGCGCTTGCGCAGGCCGCTGAAGCGCGCAGTGCCGCTGACGACCACGGCATCCAGGGTGGTGGCGTCGGGTTGCGCGGCAGGCGCAGCGGGGGCACCGGCGGTCTGCGCCAGCGCGGGGGGCGCGAGCAGGGCGGCGGCGACGGACAGGGGCAGCAGCTGGCGGAGCGGGGCAAATTGCATGAAGAATCTCTCCTTTCTTCATCCGGAACGGTCGGCCGGCAGGCGGTACGCGCGTGCAGCGCGTGGCCACGTCGCAGCGGCCGCGACGGCGCGAGACAGGGGGCAACGCGCGGCGCTCTTTGTACCCCCGTCCAGCGAGCGGGCTGTTGTGCAGCGCGGTACGTGCCGGGTTTGCGTGACAGGTTGCCCACGCAGGCCGCCATCGCACGGCCATGCACGGCCTGCGCTGCGCGATGCGGTGTCGCGCGACCAGGGCAGGCGCGGTGGCGCGGATGCCTCTGGCAGACGCGCCGTCGCCATCGTCGCCACGCCGCACTTGCTATGGTCGCGCGCGTATTTCCAGGAGCGTCCTGCAATGAAGAACTGGTTGTTCCTGCTGGTGGCCATCCTCGCCGAGGTGGTCGCGACCTCGGCGCTGAAGGCCAGCGAGGGCTTCACCCGGCTGTGGCCGACGCTGCTGGCGCTGTGCGGCTATGGCATCGCCTTCTACCTGCTGTCGCTGACCCTGCGCAGCGTGCCGGTGGGCGTGGCCTATGCGCTCTGGTCGGGCATCGGCATCGTGTTGATCTCGCTGCTGGCGTGGTGGCGGTTCGGCCAGGCGCTGGATCCGCCGGCGATCGTCGGCATGGCGCTGATCGTCGCTGGCGTGGTGGTGATCAACGTGTTCTCGCGCAGCGCGCCGCATTAGCCAAAGAAAAGGCCGCCCGAAGGCGGCCTCCTCACGCTGCGGCGAGCGCGCCCGGTCAGAAGAACAGGCGCACGCCGAACGAGGCGCTGCGGCCGGGCAGCATGACGTCGTCCTTGAGGAACGAGGTGTGCACGCGCGCATCCTGGTTGGTCAGGTTGTTGCCGTCCAGGAACACTTCCCAGGCGGTGCTGCCGCTGTCGATGTGATAGGCCAGGTGCGCATCGACCAGGGTGTAGCCGGCGGTCGGGGTCTCGTTGACCGCCACCTTGTCCTGCTTCTGGTAGCGGGTGGCGCCCAGCGCGGCGCGCCAGTTGCTGGCGTCCCAGCGCAGCTGCGCGCCGTAGCGCGCCGGCGCGATGCGCGGCAGGTTGCCGCCGTCCTTTAGCCGCGCACGCACGGTGTCGCCGAACACGCGCAGGTCCCAGGCGCCGCTGTCGTTGTTGGCCAGGTGGAAGGTGGCTTCGCCCTCGAAGCCGTGGAAGATCGCATCGGCCTGGGTCCACTGGCGGATCGGCAGGAAGTCGTTGTCTTCCTCGTGGTACCACTGGCCGCCGGTGTCGACGATGTAGATGAAGTCGTCGTAGCGGTTGTAGTAGCCGGCCACCTTGGCGTCGACCCAGTCGTTCTTGAAGATCAGGCCCAGTTCGGCCTGGTTGGCCTTCTCGGTCTTCAGGTCGGGGTTGCCGATCTCGTAGGCGAGGGTGGCGATGTGCGGGCCGTTGGCGAACAGTTCTTCCTCGGCCGGGGCGCGCTCGGCGTGGTCGAGGTTGGCGGTCAGGCGCCACTGGTCGTTGAAGCGGAAGCCGCCGCTGAGCGACAGGCTCTTCGGGGTGAAGTCGCGGTCCACGCCGGTGTCGGTCTCGTACTTGGTCTTGTCCACGCGTGCGCCGACCTCGGCCTGCACGCGGTCCCAGCTGTTGCGCGCCAGCGCGAACACGCCGAGGGCGCGGGTGTCGGTCTTCGGCACGAAGGCTTCTTCGCCGATGGCCTGGAAGGTGGAATCGCTGCCCTGCACGCCGACCGCGGTCTGCCAGCCGCCGCCCAAACCGAAGGAGGCCTCCACGCGGCCTTCGTTGGCGCGCTTGTCGAACTTGGTGCCCACTTCCGCGCCTTCGAACTCGGTGTGGGTGTAGGCGGTGTGGCCGAAGCTGTAGTGCAGCGCGCTGCCGTCGCCCCACGGGTCGTTCAGCGCGCCCTTGAGCTCGAAACGGTCCTGGTGCAGCTGCAGCGACACGCCGCGCTCGCCGGCAGCCGGGTCGCCGGGTTCGCCCGGGTTGCCGTAGTTGTCGCGGAAGCGCGAGATTGACACGCCGACGAAGCCCCAGTCGCCGGCCAGCGAGCTGCCGATCGAGCCGACCTTGGACTTGACGAACGAGTTGAGCTGCGGGCCCTGCGGCGTGTCGTAGTCCTTCAGGTTGCGATACACGCCATCGGCGTGGATCGACAGGCCGCTGCCGTTGCCGGCATCGACGCGGAACATGTCGGTGTTGCCGCTCTTGTCGCCGCCTTCCCAGCGCGCTTCGGCACGGCCGTGCACGCCGTCGACCGGGGTCTCGGCGATGCGCCCGTCGACCACGTTGACCACGCCGCCGATGGCGCCGGAGCCGTACAGGAGGGTGGACGGACCCTTCAGCACCTCGATCTGGTCGGCCAGGAACGGCTCCACTGCCGGCGAATGGTCCTGGCTGACCGTGGACACGTCCTGCGAGGACAGGCCGTCGTTGAGCACCGCCACGCGCGGGCCGTCGAGGCCGCGGATGATCGGCCGGCCCACGCCGGGGCCGAAGTTGGAGCTCTGCACGCCCGGCAGGCTGGCCACGGTCTCGCCGATGCTGGCGCCGCGGTTTTCGTCCAGGCGCTCGCCGGCCAGCACGTCCACCGGCTGGCTCAGCGCGCCGGCCGCATCGCGCAGCGGGCTGGCGGTGACGACGACCTGGTCCATGTCCTTCACGTGCCGGTCCTGCCTGTGGCCCGCGCCGTGGCGACTGTCGCTGGCCGGCGGCGTGGCGTCGGCCGCGGCGGTCGCCGTGGTGGGATCGGCGGCCAGGGCCAGCGACGGGTTCAACAGGCCAAGCAGGGCCAGGGACAGGGCGGAACGGCGGAGCAGGGCGGGACGGTGAGAGGGCATGGGCATTCCATCAGGAGGGACAGTCGGGGCGACGTGCGCGCTGCCGACACCGCACAGCGGCGGTGGACGGTCGGGGAAGGGGCACGGGACGCGCTGGTCGCCGGCGGCCGAATGTTATATTATTCCGTAACACTTTCAACCCGTGCCGCTCGTCATGTCCTCACCGTTCGATCTGCGCGCCACGCTCGACCGCCTCGGCGCCACCGGTTCGCTGCTGTGCGCGGTGCATTGCGCGGTGCTGCCGCTGGCGCTGGCGGTGCTGCCGTCGCTGGGTCTGGCGATGTGGCTGGGCGAGGGCGTGGAGCGCAGCCTGGTGCTGTTCGTGACCTGCCTGGGGCTGTTCAGTCTGGTGCTCGGTTATCGCCGGCACCGCGCCTGGCAGGCGCTGGGCCTGCTGGTGCTCGGCCTGCTGGCGCTGTGGGCCGGCCTGTTGGTGCCGGCGCTGCACCACGCGGTGGCGCCGCACGCGGCGATCATGACCTTCGGCGGCACCCTGGTCGGCCTTGCCCACCTGCTCAACCTGCGCCTCAATCACGGCCACGTGCACGACGCAAGCTGCGCCCACTGAGCGCACGTGGTAGGCTTGCCGCCCTTGCGCGAGGGCGCCGACCGCGTTGGCCTCGCCAAACCCCGTGCGTCGCGCGGGGGTTTTCGCACATACATTCAGGAGTCGATGAGCATGGGTAAGGGTGACCGCAAGACCGCCAAGGGCAAGCGCTATAACGCCAGCTACGGCAATGCGCGCTCGCACAGCGTGAGCAAGGTGGCCGTGGGCGCTGGTGCGCCGGTCGCGAAGAAGTCGGTGGTCAAGGCGCCTGCGGCCAAGAAGGCCGTGGCCAAGAAGACGGTCGCCAAGGCCGGCTGAGCCAGCCACCGGTTGCGACGAAGAACGCGGCGCTTGCGCCGCGTTTTTTTATGTCTGTTTTTTGCTGCCCGGCCGCCGCCAGGCAGCGGCCTTGCGAAAGCGGGAGTGGCGGCGGCGCGCTTGCCGATCGCGCAAGCGCAGGGGATGCGCCGGCAATCTAGTGTGGGCGTGGCGCGGTCGGGCCCTCGTCGCGGTCGTCGTGGTCGCTGCCGGCCAGATCGGCGACCAGCGAGGTCGGCGCTTCCTCTTCGGCGGGCGGCGCCGACGCCGGCGGCGGTGCCACCAGCAACAGCTCGGCCAGGCCGCGATAGATCGGCGTGCGGCACACCAGCGCCGAGGCGCCGCGGGCGATCAGCACCGTGGCCAGGATCGGCAGCAGCATGTCGCTGCTGTCGGTGAGTTCCAGCGAGATCACCGCCGAGGTCAGTGGCGCCTGGGTCACCCCGGTGAGATAGGCGCACATGCCCAGCAGCACGAAGATGCGCGGGTCCACGCCCGGCATCAGCACGGCCAGGTTGTGGCCGAGCCCGGCGCCGACCGCCAGCGCCGGCGAGAACAGGCCGCCGGGGATGCCGGCGACGTAGGAGACCAGGTTCGCCAGCAGCTTCATCAGGCCGAACTCGTGGCCGACGCTGGCGTGCCCCTGCACCAGGCTGCGCGCCTGCTCGTAGCCGGTGCCGAATGCGCCGGCGCCGAAGATCAGGCCCAGCAGCACCAACGCCAGGCCGCACAGCGCGGCCAGCAGCACCGGCTGCCGCCGGCGCAGGTCGCCCAGCCAGCGCGGCCGGCCGGCGGCGCTGGCCAGCACCATGCGCGAGAAGGCGCCGCCGAGCAGGCCGGCGACCACGCCGCACAGCAGGATCGCCAGCCACGCCTTGCCCAGCGGCAGGCCGGCGGTGGCGACCCGGCCGAAGTAGGTGTAGTCGCCGAGCAGGCCCAGCGAGATCACGCCGCCGACGATCACCGCGGTCAGCAACGTGCCGGAGAAGTGGTGCTCGAAGCGCCCGCTCAATTCCTCGATGGCGAACACCACGCCGGCCAGCGGCGTGTTGAACGCGGCGGCGATGCCGGCGGCGCCGCCGGCCAGCAGGAAATGGCTGGCCTGGCGCGCGTCGCGGAAGCCGAACCAGCGCCCGAACACGTACATCAGGCTGGCGCCGACGTGCACGGTCGGGCCTTCGCGGCCGATCGAGGCGCCGCCGAACAGGGCCATGGTGGTCAGCATCAGCTTGCCGGCGGACACGCGCAGCGACAGGTTGGATTGGCGGAAGCCGTCGTCGGTGCGGTCCAGCGCGGCGATCACCTGCGGAATGCCGCTGCCGCGGGTGGGACGCAGCGCGCCGTTGGTCAGCCAGGCGAGCAGGGCGAACACGCTCGGGGTCAGCAGCAGCGCCCACCACGGCGAATGCGCGGTGATGCGCTGGAACACGTGGAAGGCGGCGTCGCTGGCCTTGGCGAAGACGATGGATACCAGTGCCACCGCCACCGCGCCGCCCCACAGCACGGCGCGCTGCTTCCAGCTCTCCTGCGAGATCAGTTGGCGCAGGCGCGGTGGTTGCGCGGAGTCGGGCGAGTGCATGCGGCCATTGTCGCACGCGTTGCCCCGGGCGGGCGTCGGCGCGCCGACGCCGTTGCCCTGGCGCTTAGGGCGAGTCACCCATTCCCGAGTATGCCGCGCCGCGGTTGCGCGCGCCTGTGGCCGCGTCATCGCTCGGGGATGGGTGGCCCGCCCTAGCGCAGCGCCGGCAACAGGGCCTGCGGATCGCCGTCGTTGGGCGCGGCGGGGATGCCGAGCAGGCGGGTCAGCAAGGGATAGACGTCGACGTTGTCGATCGGCGGCAGGGTGACACCGCGGCGGAACGCCGGACCGCGGGCGACGAACACCGCGCGCATCGACGGCAGCGCCGGGTCGTAGCCGTGCGAACCGCGCAGGCCGCGCGGCTTCTCGGCGATGCGTGCACGCGGTAGCGCATCCCAGCCCTCGTGCATCTGGCACACGATCGGCGGGATGCGCGGGTTGCTGCCGTAATGCCAACGCGCCGGCAGCTCGCCCTTGCGCCAGCAGTCGTACTGCGGGTGCGCGCCGAGCAGCCGCGCCTCGGCCGCGGCCTCCTGGCCCGGGCGCGGGGCGATGCCCACCGATTGCCCGTAGCTGATCACCGTGGCCTGTTGCGGCGATACCATCTCCTCCACCGCCAGCACCTGCCTGGGCGGCACCGCGGCCATGCCGTGGTCGGACACCAGCACCAGGTTGATGTGGTCCAGTTCGCCACGCTGCGCCAGGCCGTCGAGCAGATGCCCGATCGCGGCATCGATGCTGGCGATGGCCTGCGCGTATTCCCGCGACTCCGGGCCGTGGTCGTGGCCGGCTTCGTCCACCTGTTCGAAGTACAGCGTCAGCAGCTGCGGCCGCGTCGCGCTGGCATCGTCCAGCCAGCCCATTACCTGATCGACCCGCGCGTTCGGCGGCATGTCCGCGTCGAAGGTCTGGCGGCGGCTGGGGCGCACGCCCTGGATGGCCGCCTCGCTGCCCGGCCAGGCCCAGGTCGCCGCGTGCAGGCCCGCCTTCTCGACGCCGACCCAGATCGGTTCGCCACCCCACCAGCGGCCATCGCCGACCGCGGCGCGATCGCTGATCTGGAACGTGCCCAGTACCGGGTCCTGCATGCTGTTGTGGACGATGCCGTGATGGTCCGGACGCAGGCCGGTGGCGATGGTGTAGTGGTTGGGGAAGGTCAGCGACGGATACGAGGGCGTCATCCACTGCGCACGCACGCCGTCGTGGACCAGGCGGCTCAGGTTCGGGGCGATGCCGCGATCGAGCATGTCCGCGCGCAGGCCGTCGATCGAGATCAACAGCACCGGCGTGGGCAGCGCCGCCGGCGCGGCGGCGCTGGCCGCGGCAGTCGCATGCGGGGGCGTGGAGGGGGCGGAGGCGCAGGCACCGAGCAGCAGGGTGGCGCAGACGAGCGTGGAGCGCAGGACGGAGGACATCATCGCCGCATCATAAAGCGCGCACGGTGACGTGGCGAAGACAGCGCCCGCCGCGCGCCCATCGGCTGGCGAATGCGGCAAGGCCACGGCGTTGGCGGCAGGCCCACCGCGTGCCGCGGCGCTCAGCCGAACAGGGAGGCCATCGTGCCGGTGGCCGCGCCGCCGCCGTCGCGCCGCTCCAGCGCCAGCAGTGCGGCCTTGGTCGGCAGGCCGCCGCCGAAGCCGGTCAGTGCGCCGTTGGCGCCGATCACCCGATGGCAGGGCAGCACGATCGGCAGCGGGTTGCGGCCGTTGGCGGCGCCCACCGCACGCACCGCACGCGGCTGGCCGAGGTGCTGCGCCAACTGCGCGTAGCTCCAGGTCGCGCCGAACGGGATTTCGGCCAACGCCAGCCATACCCGCCGCTGGAACTCGGTGCCGTGCGGGGCCAGCGGCAGGTCGAAGCGCTCGCGCTCGCCGGCGAAGTAGGCCAGCAACTGCTCGCGCGCGGCGCGCACCGGGGCCGGATCGTGCACCCAGTCGGCACGGCCGCGGGCGTCGTAGCGGTTCTCCGGGAACAGGATGTGGCGCACGCCATCGGCGCCGACGGCGACGGTCAGCTCGCCGATCGGCGTGGCGAAGCGGTCGT is a genomic window containing:
- a CDS encoding xanthine dehydrogenase family protein subunit M: MTPFKYQRATSPEDAVRRVAANPNARFLGGGTNLLDLMKEGVTGADEIVDLTRLKGLAEIAETADGGLRLGALANNTQTANHPLVRQRYPLLSQAILAGATMQLRNMASNGGNLLQRTRCGYFYDTALPCNKREPGSGCGAREGLNRTHAIFGHSPHCVAVHPSDMCVALAALDATVHVRTPAGAHREIPFAEFHLLPDARADLDNQLAHGELIESITLPAQNFAAHSHYLKVRDRASYAFALVSVAAALALEPDGRIREARIAMGGVAHKPWRARTAERALVGRHVGEAAFAAAAQAEMASARPLTHNAYKIPMGTHAMIRALHRASGSDAA
- a CDS encoding 2Fe-2S iron-sulfur cluster-binding protein, yielding MQHDPRRSEAASGTADSAPDTPLSEDEAALARRLGINGLSRREFIALLSAAGLSSAGGQILFSEAAFAAPVAKAAPPQNALPVILEVNGQRHALQLDPRTTLLDALREHLALTGTKKGCDHGQCGACTVIVDGERRLSCLTLAAQAEDAQITTIEGLADGERLHPMQAAFVQHDGFQCGYCTPGQICSAVALLNEIKRGDASHVSADVSRPVTELSDAEVRERMSGNICRCGAYPKIVAAIQDVHSGGAPRPLTWRYVDQSELTALKMAKEVADDAV
- a CDS encoding TonB-dependent receptor, giving the protein MQFAPLRQLLPLSVAAALLAPPALAQTAGAPAAPAAQPDATTLDAVVVSGTARFSGLRKRDASFSITTATPEQIQQAVPQSSADLLKIVPGVWAEPSGGGTGANIFVRGMPSEGDAPFVTFQLDGAPLFPPPTLSFLENSTLFRTDDTIERMEVLRGGSSPIFSNGQAGITVNFIQKKGQDEPEGSVRLTGGSDALRRIDLFDSGPMGNGWYYSVGGFFRETDGVRDPQFPADKGGQFSATLSKRWDSGELSFYARHTDDNNAFYTAIPLLSRNNGRDLSSFPGLNAQRGTLLSDDFRNVTLPVGPNGQTIRRDLGDGRGVNIDVFGGELNWQLGDWTIADRFNVMGGTAPTYALFTGDAPQRLGDFIAGYGSTGSARYTNGGGAVDPNQQVLEAGWWSVDKRLNSFTNDLRLSRTLFAGNTLTVGSYYARYTSNDTWYLGNTMLLTARNHARRIDVTLDDGRQPTRDGFTSTAFLALRAHYEGENAAVFVADEWELDERLRLDLGVRYERQHVTGTVHDTATVDLDGNPATLYDNATSISLPSARRIDQDDNALSWTAGLNVKLDAHNSVFARVNSGVKFPGFDNLRDRQTKVQDIRQYELGLKSGAANYDLYLTAFYNTFKNSPFQAFLANGSNFTTVGDSRAYGLEVEGAIRPFGGFELAGTGVWLDAKYRNYREYTGNQVMRQPKRQFRLTPSYYWMLPFGDLRVFATYSYIGERYADLANSQRLPSYDMLDLGASLHSGEHWEFTVSGSNVTDTLGLTEGNVRVPGAATGGVFMGRPIAGRQYQLSVAYRW
- a CDS encoding SMR family transporter encodes the protein MKNWLFLLVAILAEVVATSALKASEGFTRLWPTLLALCGYGIAFYLLSLTLRSVPVGVAYALWSGIGIVLISLLAWWRFGQALDPPAIVGMALIVAGVVVINVFSRSAPH
- a CDS encoding TonB-dependent receptor; the protein is MPSHRPALLRRSALSLALLGLLNPSLALAADPTTATAAADATPPASDSRHGAGHRQDRHVKDMDQVVVTASPLRDAAGALSQPVDVLAGERLDENRGASIGETVASLPGVQSSNFGPGVGRPIIRGLDGPRVAVLNDGLSSQDVSTVSQDHSPAVEPFLADQIEVLKGPSTLLYGSGAIGGVVNVVDGRIAETPVDGVHGRAEARWEGGDKSGNTDMFRVDAGNGSGLSIHADGVYRNLKDYDTPQGPQLNSFVKSKVGSIGSSLAGDWGFVGVSISRFRDNYGNPGEPGDPAAGERGVSLQLHQDRFELKGALNDPWGDGSALHYSFGHTAYTHTEFEGAEVGTKFDKRANEGRVEASFGLGGGWQTAVGVQGSDSTFQAIGEEAFVPKTDTRALGVFALARNSWDRVQAEVGARVDKTKYETDTGVDRDFTPKSLSLSGGFRFNDQWRLTANLDHAERAPAEEELFANGPHIATLAYEIGNPDLKTEKANQAELGLIFKNDWVDAKVAGYYNRYDDFIYIVDTGGQWYHEEDNDFLPIRQWTQADAIFHGFEGEATFHLANNDSGAWDLRVFGDTVRARLKDGGNLPRIAPARYGAQLRWDASNWRAALGATRYQKQDKVAVNETPTAGYTLVDAHLAYHIDSGSTAWEVFLDGNNLTNQDARVHTSFLKDDVMLPGRSASFGVRLFF
- a CDS encoding MerC domain-containing protein; amino-acid sequence: MSSPFDLRATLDRLGATGSLLCAVHCAVLPLALAVLPSLGLAMWLGEGVERSLVLFVTCLGLFSLVLGYRRHRAWQALGLLVLGLLALWAGLLVPALHHAVAPHAAIMTFGGTLVGLAHLLNLRLNHGHVHDASCAH
- a CDS encoding 30S ribosomal protein THX, with the protein product MGKGDRKTAKGKRYNASYGNARSHSVSKVAVGAGAPVAKKSVVKAPAAKKAVAKKTVAKAG
- a CDS encoding chloride channel protein, with the translated sequence MHSPDSAQPPRLRQLISQESWKQRAVLWGGAVAVALVSIVFAKASDAAFHVFQRITAHSPWWALLLTPSVFALLAWLTNGALRPTRGSGIPQVIAALDRTDDGFRQSNLSLRVSAGKLMLTTMALFGGASIGREGPTVHVGASLMYVFGRWFGFRDARQASHFLLAGGAAGIAAAFNTPLAGVVFAIEELSGRFEHHFSGTLLTAVIVGGVISLGLLGDYTYFGRVATAGLPLGKAWLAILLCGVVAGLLGGAFSRMVLASAAGRPRWLGDLRRRQPVLLAALCGLALVLLGLIFGAGAFGTGYEQARSLVQGHASVGHEFGLMKLLANLVSYVAGIPGGLFSPALAVGAGLGHNLAVLMPGVDPRIFVLLGMCAYLTGVTQAPLTSAVISLELTDSSDMLLPILATVLIARGASALVCRTPIYRGLAELLLVAPPPASAPPAEEEAPTSLVADLAGSDHDDRDEGPTAPRPH